The genomic window AACAGAAAGACGAATTCATATCAGAGTGGGACATCAGTACTTCTAAATCATTATTCCAAACTCTCAGCCATATACTCACATCAGAAAAGCACTACGTTAAAGATTCCGACCAAAGAGTCTATtacatcaaaaacatatcaaCCTGAATATGGAACACATTGCAAAAGTCCCATAAGAAAACCAACACTAAAAGGAGAAGCTGCAGTTGGAGCATTCATCATCGAACCAAACAATGACAGAATAAGAAACATCGACTTCCCATAACAGCAATACCAAAAAAGCATCAAACCATCACATTAAAATCCCATAATTAACACTTGACAAAAAATAGAACCGCTCAATTAGAGAACTACTCCAATGTCATTTAACAATgatagaaattagaaaaaaaaaaaaaaaaagcctaactTTTAATCCGAATTTATCACATATATTGTGTCAAAACTGGGTGGAACCGCAACACAATCCTATCTATATCATGAACCCAAACAAGAAGCAACCAGCATAGATAAACCCATAAGTAACAGCAACAATTACCATCATCCATCTTTCATTCAGGACAATCCCTAGCAAAATGCCCATCCTTCCCACAATTAAAACACCCGCCGGTATTACCACTACCAAACCTTCCTCCACCACTTCCTCTCGCACTGGTGCAATCCCTAGCCAAATGTCCATGCCCACCGCAGTTATAACAAGCTCCACTCCCGCCCGGGCAGTCCCTCGCAACATGTCCAAACCCTCCACAACTGTAACacccattattattattcccCTTCGTACACTCCCTCGCAAAATGCCCACTGTTCCCACACTTGTAGCAACCAAAatcgccgccgccgccgccggtgcgattgttattattattgtaattgtaaCTCTTACTACTGTTATTGTTGCACTCCCTAGCTATGTGGCCAGGATTCCCACAATTGAAGCAGCCACCACCATTGGTATTGCTGTTGCGGCGGTTGAATCCACCGGAGAAGGTAGTGCGGCGTTTTATAGGTCCGCCACCGGGGGCAGTGACGTCAACCGCTTGGTACTTGTCGTCGTTCAGTAGAATGGTGAACTCGACGACGTCGTCTTCGTAAAGAGTACGGTATCCACCGTCGGATTTGATGGCGGAGTGGTGAACGAAGAGATCTTTGTCGCCGGCATCAGGTTTGATGAATCCAAATCCTTTCTTGTCGCTGAAACGAACCACCCTGCCGGTCGATCTCTCCTCCTTGGTCGCCGCCACTTGCTCCTCCGCCATTTATGATTGATTAATTCGAGAGAGATAGTAgggctttcttcttttttttttttttttttttcctttttctctcggACCCAGAAGATTTGTAAGGGCAGGGGTGTTTTTAATCATAGTTATTATTCAGCGTGAGGTTTGGGTCCGAGTCGGGTAAATTCGCCAAAGGTGACTCgggttaataaataaaatatcaaatcaatattataaaagGTGAAGTTGAATTTTGACTATGCAAAGAGTTAATTTAGACTTTATTTGTTTgtcaaaaaaatagttttttaagtggtttataaaaaataaattattttaaataaaaaatagtaataaaaagaattgagatcaaatttgacagataaaaaaattaaaagataatgaaattgaaaaaaactctggtttcataaattattttaaataaaataaataacaataaaaataaaaatcaaatatgatagataaaagaaaatttaattaaaaaaataagaagagaaaaaaaataacaataaaaaaaataaagactaaaattaatacaaaattcaaattaaatcaaattttaaaggaaaaaattgaaataaaaaaagattagaaacaaaatatatagcaatcaaaagattgatgactatatttgatataattagcaaataatatgatattttttattttttataaatcaacttTCCTAAAAgtaaacaaa from Populus trichocarpa isolate Nisqually-1 chromosome 5, P.trichocarpa_v4.1, whole genome shotgun sequence includes these protein-coding regions:
- the LOC18099183 gene encoding cold shock domain-containing protein 3 gives rise to the protein MAEEQVAATKEERSTGRVVRFSDKKGFGFIKPDAGDKDLFVHHSAIKSDGGYRTLYEDDVVEFTILLNDDKYQAVDVTAPGGGPIKRRTTFSGGFNRRNSNTNGGGCFNCGNPGHIARECNNNSSKSYNYNNNNNRTGGGGGDFGCYKCGNSGHFARECTKGNNNNGCYSCGGFGHVARDCPGGSGACYNCGGHGHLARDCTSARGSGGGRFGSGNTGGCFNCGKDGHFARDCPE